One Fuerstiella marisgermanici DNA window includes the following coding sequences:
- a CDS encoding MBL fold metallo-hydrolase produces the protein METESKPEQARLMTITIRMFPAGNGDSFLVTGSQDNAFAILIDGGYSATFREHIHPHLKTLSSYECALDLVVATHIDADHISGLISLLRQNEIADLLTPIPIRNIWHNGFRHLAEASADGQELTRAESEILLEIKRKGFAKATEASGAKEEISAHQGSSLGKLIVEGGYPWNDAAAGRAIQAGVLHTIRDAAQIEVIGPFDSRLAELRRWWIRELRSLGVSAISSDAATYSDVFEFICSHERIAGVSVRGIAR, from the coding sequence GTGGAAACAGAATCGAAGCCCGAGCAGGCACGATTGATGACGATCACGATACGCATGTTTCCAGCTGGTAACGGCGATTCGTTTCTGGTGACAGGATCACAAGACAATGCGTTCGCGATACTGATTGACGGTGGGTATTCAGCTACATTCAGGGAGCATATTCATCCGCATTTGAAAACGCTCTCCTCCTATGAATGTGCGTTAGACCTTGTGGTTGCCACTCATATCGACGCCGACCACATCTCCGGCCTCATATCGCTTCTTCGTCAGAACGAAATCGCTGACTTACTGACGCCGATTCCAATTCGCAATATTTGGCACAACGGCTTTCGGCATTTGGCTGAAGCAAGTGCTGATGGGCAGGAATTAACCCGTGCGGAGTCAGAGATCCTGCTTGAAATCAAGCGAAAGGGCTTTGCTAAAGCGACTGAAGCTTCCGGTGCGAAGGAGGAAATCAGCGCTCATCAAGGAAGTTCGCTGGGAAAGCTGATCGTTGAAGGTGGCTATCCGTGGAACGATGCGGCTGCCGGAAGAGCGATTCAAGCTGGCGTGCTACACACGATCCGTGATGCAGCTCAGATTGAGGTAATAGGGCCTTTCGACTCACGTCTTGCTGAGTTGCGACGATGGTGGATCCGCGAATTACGGAGTCTTGGAGTAAGCGCGATTAGCTCCGATGCAGCAACCTATAGCGACGTGTTTGAGTTCATTTGCTCGCATGAACGAATCGCCGGGGTTTCAGTCAGGGGGATTGCACGTTAA